In the Helianthus annuus cultivar XRQ/B chromosome 11, HanXRQr2.0-SUNRISE, whole genome shotgun sequence genome, one interval contains:
- the LOC110890153 gene encoding WPP domain-interacting protein 2, with product MDLESDARLKDNGNCDAEIVESKLPKAIEVVDGTVGKTEVSGGGSVGVSPSPATKGRGLKKWRRIHRESGRETNNNFDSNKKRGMAAGGNIAVKQSEGSSSSTNAMSNVLGNALDHISLYGDLSSRRGADFGSRADSENSEDRNSRSSTAASAPRGNREVSVVSSGFNLNAKSVVQHGDQQEKGLNMKKKARGGRIKKENSISSVESDSRSSNFVFSQAANSVTSNGRVNGRSGNYDEDDSDDARNGGSVNYVLQTTFSKNEAEYENVSHDDLAGENSWAVKEEKIDEHVGSGSIDPLVESIIPLHLAQEALEREVEKLRDVGKEDILSSDAWVQSQPPVFKSGKTDEADLHSKLEEAFNALELKNTKISELESTLNSTKIKTEYEELLTRRFAAELEYLVISKTIQSLKAGHMEQINLAVDQKNVSATKPAPVIEEEDAKKLKNRVWRYVYCLIIQSVLLLLVLYIVVLKFSSKKVEVIPT from the exons ATGGATTTGGAAAGTGATGCTAGATTGAAAGATAATGGAAATTGTGATGCTGAAATTGTTGAATCTAAGTTACCGAAAGCTATAGAAGTGGTTGACGGTACGGTAGGGAAGACAGAGGTGTCGGGTGGAGGTTCGGTAGGGGTTTCGCCATCGCCTGCGACGAAAGGGAGGGGGCTGAAGAAGTGGCGGAGGATTCATAGGGAATCCGGTAGAGAAACGAATAATAATTTTGATAGTAATAAGAAAAGAGGTATGGCTGCTGGTGGTAATATTGCGGTGAAGCAGAGTGAAGGCTCTAGTTCGTCGACGAATGCCATGTCGAATGTTCTCGGTAATGCGTTAGACCATATTTCTCTTTATGGAGATTTGAGTTCGAGAAGGGGGGCGGATTTTGGATCCAGGGCAGATTCGGAGAATAGTGAAGATCGGAACAGTAGGTCTTCGACTGCAGCTAGTGCGCCAAGGGGGAACCGTGAGGTGTCTGTGGTAAGTTCAGGGTTTAATCTGAATGCGAAGAGTGTGGTACAACATGGTGATCAGCAGGAAAAAGGTCTAAATATGAAAAAGAAGGCTAGAGGGGGTAGAATCAAGAAGGAAAATTCGATTTCGAGCGTGGAATCGGACTCTCGAAGCTCGAACTTTGTTTTCTCGCAGGCGGCTAACTCTGTAACGAGCAATGGTAGAGTGAATGGTAGGTCGGGAAACTATGatgaagatgatagtgatgatgctCGGAATGGTGGCTCGGTAAACTATGTATTGCAAACTACGTTTAGCAAGAACGAGGCTGAGTATGAAAATGTTTCACATGACGATTTAGCAGGCGAGAATTCTTGGGCTGTTAAGGAAGAAAAGATTGATGAGCATGTGGGGTCAGGGAGTATAGACCCTTTGGTTGAATCGATCATACCACTTCATTTGGCTCAAGAAGCACTCGAGAGAG AAGTTGAGAAGTTGAGGGATGTTGGTAAAGAGGATATTTTATCCTCTGATGCCTGGGTTCAGTCTCAACCACCGGTGTTCAAATCTGGTAAGACCGATGAGGCTGATTTGCACAGCAAGCTCGAGGAAGCTTTTAACGCACTTGAGCTCAAGAACACCAAAATCTCTGAACTTGAATCCACCTTAAACTctacaaaaataaagacggagtACGAGGAGCTCTTGACACGAAGATTCGCAGCTGAGCTGGAATATCTAGTAATATCAAAAACAATACAGAGCCTAAAAGCGGGTCACATGGAACAAATCAATCTTGCAGTAGACCAGAAGAATGTATCTGCAACAAAACCAGCACCAGTGATAGAGGAAGAAGATGCTAAGAAACTGAAAAATAGGGTATGGAGATATGTTTATTGTTTGATTATTCAGTCAGTTTTGCTTCTTTTAGTGTTGTACATTGTTGTTTTGAAGTTTTCGTCGAAAAAGGTGGAGGTTATACCCACTTGA